From a region of the Corallococcus coralloides DSM 2259 genome:
- a CDS encoding ATP-dependent helicase, producing the protein MDLSKLNPPQREAVVTLQGPLLVLAGAGSGKTRVITHRIVHLLNERPNHIMARNILAVTFTNKAATEMKERLIHMAGPRAQGVLVCTFHAFGAEVLREDIHRLGWPRKFAIADMGDQLSIIRRAMREKRIDDRAFDARKVLTLISKAKNSGETPQPKPEGMGDDYDLITSMVFADYQLALKAQGSVDFDDLLVLPARLLREHPDLHRKYTARFQYLLVDEFQDTNHAQLDLLKLLAGESRNVCAVGDDDQCIYSWRGAEVRNILDFDRHFPGGKEVRLEQNYRSSQRVLDAANAVIAKNPERKDKRMWTDRKGGPLVKVVACPNDEEEARFIAHEIQKHISLGVPADDIAVLYRTNGQAHPVEEMLREKNIAYEVVGGSEFFDRSEVKDVIAYFKVLANKLDEISLMRIVNVPSRGIGDVTMERLHAHSRAEGVTLWTVMRRADTYDDLPAGAGGKVLEFVEMVERYREAFAQTPRLSEATHKLLEEIGFREATRAKAVSGTAADKKLKGVDGVLASLEKFEKREGPKASLLTYLNRLSLDTRQEEEDVPGQNKRVTLMSLHASKGLEYRLVFFIGMEEDLMPHGGMQGEAQNLEEERRLCYVGITRAKELLYLTRSTVRVKRGKEVPRTPSRFLEDLPPDAFEVVDMDAPRQGPPDEKEKNFFANLKERFKKPAAGGPGPGTPGRAP; encoded by the coding sequence ATGGACCTTTCGAAGCTCAATCCTCCTCAGCGCGAGGCCGTGGTGACGCTCCAGGGCCCCCTGCTCGTGCTGGCAGGCGCTGGCAGCGGGAAGACGCGGGTCATCACCCACCGCATCGTCCACCTGCTCAACGAGCGGCCGAACCACATCATGGCCCGCAACATCCTCGCGGTGACCTTCACCAACAAGGCCGCCACGGAGATGAAGGAACGCCTCATCCACATGGCCGGGCCGCGCGCCCAGGGCGTGCTGGTGTGCACCTTCCACGCGTTCGGCGCGGAGGTGCTGCGCGAGGACATCCACCGGCTGGGCTGGCCGCGGAAGTTCGCCATCGCGGACATGGGCGACCAGCTCTCCATCATCCGCCGCGCCATGCGCGAGAAGCGCATCGACGACCGCGCCTTCGACGCGCGCAAGGTCCTCACCCTCATCTCCAAGGCGAAGAACTCCGGCGAGACGCCCCAGCCCAAGCCGGAGGGGATGGGGGACGACTACGACCTCATCACCTCCATGGTCTTCGCGGACTACCAGCTCGCGCTCAAGGCGCAGGGCTCGGTGGACTTCGACGACCTGCTGGTGCTGCCCGCGCGCCTCTTGCGCGAGCACCCGGACCTGCACCGCAAGTACACGGCGCGCTTCCAGTACCTCCTGGTGGACGAGTTCCAGGACACCAACCACGCCCAGCTGGACCTGCTCAAGCTGCTCGCGGGCGAGTCGCGCAACGTGTGCGCGGTGGGGGATGACGACCAGTGCATCTACTCCTGGCGCGGCGCGGAGGTGCGCAACATCCTGGACTTCGACCGGCACTTCCCGGGCGGCAAGGAGGTGCGGCTGGAGCAGAACTACCGCTCCTCCCAGCGCGTGCTGGACGCGGCCAACGCCGTCATCGCCAAGAACCCGGAGCGCAAGGACAAGCGCATGTGGACCGACCGCAAGGGCGGCCCACTGGTGAAGGTGGTGGCGTGCCCCAATGATGAAGAGGAGGCCCGCTTCATCGCGCACGAAATCCAGAAGCACATCTCGCTGGGCGTCCCCGCGGACGACATCGCGGTGCTCTACCGCACCAACGGCCAGGCCCACCCGGTGGAGGAGATGCTGCGCGAGAAGAACATCGCCTACGAAGTGGTGGGCGGCAGCGAGTTCTTCGACCGCAGCGAGGTGAAGGACGTCATCGCGTACTTCAAGGTCCTGGCGAACAAGCTGGACGAAATCTCCCTCATGCGCATCGTCAACGTGCCCTCGCGGGGCATTGGCGACGTCACCATGGAGCGGCTGCACGCGCACTCGCGCGCGGAGGGCGTGACGCTCTGGACGGTGATGCGCCGCGCGGACACCTATGACGACCTGCCCGCGGGCGCGGGCGGCAAGGTGCTGGAGTTCGTGGAGATGGTGGAGCGCTACCGCGAGGCCTTCGCCCAGACGCCCCGCCTGTCGGAGGCCACGCACAAGCTGCTGGAGGAGATCGGCTTCCGCGAGGCCACCCGCGCCAAGGCCGTCTCCGGCACTGCCGCGGACAAGAAGCTCAAGGGCGTGGACGGGGTGCTCGCGTCCCTGGAGAAGTTCGAGAAGCGAGAGGGCCCCAAGGCCAGCCTCCTCACGTACCTCAACCGCCTCAGCCTGGACACGCGCCAGGAGGAGGAGGACGTCCCGGGGCAGAACAAGCGCGTGACGCTGATGTCCCTGCACGCCTCCAAGGGCCTGGAGTACCGGCTGGTCTTCTTCATCGGCATGGAAGAGGACCTGATGCCCCACGGCGGCATGCAGGGCGAGGCCCAGAACCTCGAGGAGGAGCGCCGCCTCTGCTACGTGGGCATCACCCGCGCCAAGGAGCTGCTCTACCTCACCCGCTCCACCGTGCGCGTGAAGCGCGGCAAGGAAGTGCCCCGCACGCCCTCCCGCTTCCTGGAGGACCTGCCCCCGGACGCCTTTGAGGTCGTGGACATGGACGCGCCGCGTCAGGGGCCGCCGGACGAGAAGGAGAAGAACTTCTTCGCGAACCTGAAGGAGCGCTTCAAGAAGCCCGCCGCCGGGGGACCGGGCCCGGGCACCCCTGGCCGGGCGCCCTGA
- the rplM gene encoding 50S ribosomal protein L13 → MSQKTYSAKAGDIKRQWHVIDVSDKVLGRAASQIATLLKGKHKPTYTPSIDTGDHVIVINAEKVKVTGTKETDKQYYRHPYAGFPGALKITNLQKLRQRHPEDIILNAVRRMLPRNALGRQMMTKLKVYAGDTHPHTAQKPVAFKVEA, encoded by the coding sequence ATGTCGCAGAAGACCTACAGCGCCAAGGCTGGGGACATCAAGCGCCAGTGGCACGTCATCGACGTGTCCGACAAGGTGCTTGGTCGCGCCGCCAGTCAGATCGCCACCCTCCTGAAGGGCAAGCACAAGCCGACGTACACCCCGTCCATCGACACGGGTGACCACGTCATCGTCATCAACGCCGAGAAGGTGAAGGTGACGGGTACGAAGGAGACGGACAAGCAGTACTACCGTCACCCGTACGCCGGTTTCCCGGGTGCCCTGAAGATCACCAACCTCCAGAAGCTGCGCCAGCGTCACCCCGAGGACATCATCCTCAACGCCGTGCGCCGCATGCTGCCCCGCAATGCCCTGGGCCGTCAGATGATGACGAAGCTCAAGGTGTATGCTGGTGACACCCATCCGCACACCGCGCAGAAGCCGGTGGCGTTCAAGGTCGAGGCGTAA
- the rpsI gene encoding 30S ribosomal protein S9, whose protein sequence is MAINPELGFYATGRRKEATARVWVRPGNGAVVINGRDINEYFGRETSKMVLNQPLEILEQKGKLDVTVNVRGGGLSGQAGAIRHGIARALCAFTPEFRPALKKAGFLTRDARAVERKKYGQPGARRRFQFSKR, encoded by the coding sequence ATGGCGATCAATCCTGAACTCGGTTTCTACGCCACGGGCCGCCGCAAGGAGGCCACCGCTCGCGTCTGGGTGCGTCCTGGCAACGGCGCTGTCGTCATCAACGGCCGCGACATCAACGAGTACTTCGGCCGTGAGACGTCGAAGATGGTGCTCAACCAGCCGCTGGAGATCCTGGAGCAGAAGGGCAAGCTCGACGTCACGGTCAACGTGCGCGGCGGCGGCCTCTCTGGTCAGGCCGGTGCCATCCGTCACGGCATCGCGCGCGCGCTGTGCGCCTTCACCCCGGAGTTCCGTCCGGCGCTGAAGAAGGCCGGCTTCCTCACCCGCGATGCCCGCGCGGTCGAGCGCAAGAAGTACGGCCAGCCCGGCGCCCGTCGTCGGTTCCAGTTCTCCAAGCGCTAA
- a CDS encoding type IV pilus twitching motility protein PilT has translation MELNEILQIALRGGASDIHLKAGLPPMFRVDGSLVPLKDGRRLPPEEVARMAFGIMNEFQKEKFKVSNEVDLAYGVPGLGRFRVNVFQQRGTVGAVLRVIPFKVMTMKDLLLPTVLEKVCGEERGLVLVTGTTGSGKSTTLAAMIDYINSNETNHIMTIEDPIEFLIRDKRSIVNQREVGVDTMSFSQALKSALRQDPDVILVGEMRDHETIETALHAAETGHLVMSTLHTLDATETINRIVSAFPPHQQKQVRLQLSSVLRGVVSQRLVPRADGKGRVAAVEVLRVTARVRELIEDKDRTKEIHDAISQGTDSYGMQTFDQSLMSLVRNGLVTYDEAHRQASNPDDFALRFSGISGTSDSKWDAFDAKAGEERPIPGSQSFAQKGAPIQAAPVAPTPAPVPQAPRPGAPMAGRPMTPPPGVAAPRPATPPPGVVQGRPLPPQVAARPPTPAPVAAPAPAAGGDDDFQIERF, from the coding sequence ATGGAACTCAACGAAATCCTGCAGATCGCCCTGCGCGGCGGAGCCTCCGACATCCACCTGAAGGCGGGTCTGCCGCCCATGTTCCGTGTGGACGGTTCGCTGGTGCCGCTCAAGGACGGCCGCCGCCTGCCCCCGGAAGAGGTGGCGCGCATGGCGTTCGGCATCATGAACGAGTTCCAGAAGGAGAAGTTCAAGGTCAGCAACGAGGTGGACCTGGCCTACGGCGTGCCGGGCCTGGGCCGCTTCCGCGTGAACGTCTTCCAGCAGCGCGGCACGGTGGGCGCCGTGCTCCGCGTCATCCCCTTCAAGGTGATGACGATGAAGGACCTGCTGTTGCCCACGGTGCTGGAGAAGGTGTGTGGGGAGGAGCGCGGCCTGGTGCTGGTGACGGGCACCACGGGCTCCGGCAAGTCCACCACGTTGGCGGCGATGATCGACTACATCAACTCCAACGAAACCAACCACATCATGACCATCGAGGACCCCATCGAGTTCCTCATCCGCGACAAGCGCTCCATCGTGAACCAGCGCGAAGTGGGTGTGGACACGATGAGCTTCTCGCAGGCCCTGAAGTCCGCGCTGCGCCAGGACCCGGACGTCATCCTGGTGGGCGAAATGCGCGACCACGAGACCATTGAAACGGCGCTCCACGCCGCGGAGACGGGCCACCTGGTGATGTCCACGCTGCACACGCTGGACGCCACGGAGACCATCAACCGCATCGTGTCCGCGTTCCCCCCGCACCAGCAGAAGCAGGTGCGCCTGCAGCTCTCCAGCGTGCTGCGCGGCGTCGTCAGTCAGCGTCTGGTGCCGCGCGCGGACGGCAAGGGCCGCGTGGCCGCGGTGGAGGTGCTGCGCGTCACCGCGCGCGTGCGCGAGCTGATTGAAGACAAGGACCGCACGAAGGAGATCCACGACGCCATCTCGCAGGGCACGGACTCCTACGGGATGCAGACGTTCGACCAGTCGCTGATGAGCCTGGTGCGCAACGGTCTGGTCACCTACGACGAGGCCCACCGCCAGGCCAGCAACCCGGACGACTTCGCGCTGCGCTTCTCCGGCATCAGCGGCACGTCCGACTCCAAGTGGGACGCCTTCGACGCCAAGGCCGGCGAGGAGCGGCCCATCCCGGGCTCGCAGTCCTTCGCGCAGAAGGGCGCGCCCATCCAGGCGGCCCCGGTGGCGCCCACGCCCGCGCCGGTGCCCCAGGCTCCGCGTCCCGGAGCGCCCATGGCCGGCCGGCCCATGACGCCTCCTCCCGGCGTCGCGGCGCCGCGTCCCGCCACCCCGCCGCCCGGCGTCGTCCAGGGCCGGCCGCTGCCTCCGCAGGTGGCGGCCCGTCCGCCCACGCCCGCCCCGGTAGCCGCGCCCGCTCCGGCGGCCGGCGGCGACGACGACTTCCAGATCGAACGCTTCTAG
- a CDS encoding regulatory protein RecX translates to MVDEPEGPEAVQRATDACLRLLKARGRSRHELTLALERKGYPESVRDAVLARLSEWGYLDDAKFARERAQALLGRGKLGPRAVLQRLQAHGLEGTEARRALSEAKDAVGFDALEAARQVLERRRLAGRPLDAKEQARAGRLLLSRGFAPDIVTRLVGEPSLDPSGQDE, encoded by the coding sequence ATGGTTGACGAGCCCGAAGGCCCCGAGGCTGTCCAGCGCGCCACCGACGCCTGCCTGCGCCTGCTCAAGGCGCGCGGCCGCAGCCGGCATGAATTGACGCTCGCCCTGGAGCGCAAGGGCTATCCCGAATCCGTGCGCGACGCGGTGCTCGCCCGTCTGTCGGAATGGGGCTACCTGGACGACGCGAAGTTCGCGCGTGAACGCGCCCAGGCCCTGCTGGGCAGGGGCAAGCTGGGCCCCCGGGCCGTGCTCCAACGGCTCCAGGCCCACGGGCTGGAGGGCACGGAGGCGCGGCGGGCGCTGTCGGAGGCGAAGGACGCGGTGGGCTTCGACGCGCTGGAGGCCGCACGGCAGGTGCTGGAGCGCCGGCGCCTGGCCGGCCGCCCGCTGGACGCGAAGGAGCAGGCGAGGGCGGGGCGGCTCCTGCTCAGCCGGGGTTTCGCGCCGGACATCGTGACCCGGCTGGTGGGAGAACCTTCGCTGGACCCCTCCGGGCAGGACGAATAG
- a CDS encoding outer membrane protein assembly factor BamD: MRSVVLVLSALMLSACAALSAGPAGEPDYAAMAAENLALGEAALEDNDYFKAEKYFDHVRTKFPYLEAAREAELKLADLDLAREMYPEAREKFDSFMRLHPTHPKVDYAAYRAAFSYVQEFPSEFFALPPSYEKEQKPMYDALRAMNVFLREYPDSQYVKDATAHRDDAKQRLARHELYVASFYAKRERWKAVAQRLEGLLKNYPGTPLEEEALFDLHNAYVKLNDAERAQNTLKEVLKRLPGTPAAQRAQKMLGS, encoded by the coding sequence ATGCGCTCCGTCGTCCTCGTCCTGTCCGCCCTGATGTTGTCCGCCTGTGCCGCCCTCTCCGCGGGGCCCGCGGGCGAGCCCGACTACGCCGCCATGGCCGCGGAGAACCTGGCGCTGGGCGAGGCCGCGCTGGAGGACAACGACTACTTCAAGGCGGAGAAGTACTTCGACCACGTCCGCACCAAGTTCCCCTACCTGGAGGCCGCCCGCGAGGCGGAGCTGAAGCTGGCGGACCTGGACCTCGCCCGGGAGATGTACCCGGAGGCGCGCGAGAAGTTCGACTCCTTCATGCGACTGCACCCCACGCACCCCAAGGTGGACTACGCCGCCTACCGCGCGGCCTTCTCCTACGTGCAGGAGTTCCCCTCGGAGTTCTTCGCCCTGCCGCCTTCCTACGAGAAGGAGCAGAAGCCCATGTACGACGCGCTCCGGGCCATGAACGTCTTCCTGCGCGAATACCCGGATTCGCAGTACGTGAAGGACGCCACGGCGCACCGGGACGATGCCAAGCAGCGCCTGGCGCGCCATGAGCTGTACGTCGCGTCCTTCTACGCGAAGCGCGAGCGCTGGAAGGCCGTGGCCCAGCGTCTGGAGGGGCTGCTCAAGAACTATCCGGGCACGCCGCTGGAGGAGGAGGCCCTCTTCGACCTCCACAACGCCTACGTGAAGCTCAACGACGCGGAGCGCGCGCAGAACACGCTGAAGGAAGTCCTCAAGCGCCTGCCGGGCACGCCCGCCGCCCAGCGTGCCCAGAAGATGCTGGGCTCGTGA
- a CDS encoding tetratricopeptide repeat protein, with product MDEALKQLLTLGRGSFEKKQYAQAEQFLTKVVEQNPTFADVYNMLGIIYHDQGQFARAQRAFESALRLNPAYTEAALNLAVIYNDMGKYAEAKEVYQAALSRQKGAPGELDPYVMKKVANMYADIGDVFASSGVWAKAIEEYRRALAHFPEFVDIRLKLGNALRDAGDNAAALAEYEQVIAQNPSYIPGRINYGIALYSAGRRDEAVKVWEDVLVRSPGNKSAQMYLNLVKDPGKAEVTG from the coding sequence ATGGACGAAGCCCTCAAGCAGCTACTGACCCTCGGGCGCGGCTCCTTCGAGAAGAAGCAGTACGCCCAGGCCGAGCAGTTCTTGACGAAGGTGGTCGAGCAGAATCCGACCTTCGCCGACGTCTACAACATGCTCGGCATCATCTACCACGACCAGGGCCAGTTCGCCCGGGCGCAGCGGGCCTTTGAGTCCGCGCTGCGGCTCAACCCCGCGTACACCGAGGCCGCGCTCAACCTGGCGGTCATCTACAACGACATGGGGAAGTACGCGGAGGCGAAGGAGGTCTACCAGGCCGCCTTGTCCCGCCAGAAGGGCGCCCCTGGCGAGCTGGACCCCTACGTCATGAAGAAGGTGGCCAACATGTACGCCGACATTGGCGACGTGTTCGCCTCCAGCGGCGTGTGGGCCAAGGCCATTGAGGAGTACCGCCGCGCGCTGGCCCACTTCCCGGAGTTCGTGGACATCCGGCTGAAGCTGGGCAATGCCCTGCGTGACGCTGGCGACAACGCGGCGGCCCTGGCGGAGTACGAACAGGTCATCGCGCAGAATCCGTCGTACATTCCTGGACGGATCAACTATGGAATCGCCCTGTACTCGGCGGGACGCCGTGACGAGGCGGTGAAGGTCTGGGAAGACGTGCTCGTGCGCAGCCCCGGCAACAAGAGCGCGCAGATGTACCTCAACCTGGTGAAGGACCCGGGGAAGGCGGAAGTGACGGGTTGA
- a CDS encoding FHA domain-containing protein, translated as MSTPGGTAKSFALKFISGKYQGGEFPLKANKQIVVGRSSELDMVLVEDMVSRKHAKILFSDGAITIEDLGSTNGTFVNGEKVKQAKLKEGDRILIGTSILKLVHQGAESAPVDESVVKQKLEEAAAAQAARTTKASSMTGKIEEIPLPDLLQLFHTSKKNGVLVVNNAHEGKIYLRQGRVYYAVIDDNHNLGPQKSFNRIVTWEEGDFELRAADTQEFMVELDSSTEALLMDALRQLDEFKRLQPNLPPMATALRIAQPLTAPLKELTPEHLDVLQLVHNHGSLGGVLDHSDGDDVLTAETVVQLMKRDYVRAE; from the coding sequence GTGAGCACTCCTGGCGGTACGGCGAAGTCCTTTGCCCTCAAGTTCATCTCCGGGAAGTACCAGGGCGGTGAGTTCCCGCTGAAGGCCAACAAGCAGATCGTCGTCGGACGGTCGAGCGAGTTGGACATGGTGCTGGTGGAGGACATGGTCTCGCGCAAGCACGCGAAGATCCTGTTCTCCGACGGAGCCATCACCATCGAGGACCTGGGGTCCACCAACGGCACCTTCGTCAACGGCGAGAAGGTCAAGCAGGCCAAGCTGAAGGAGGGAGACCGCATCCTCATCGGGACCTCCATCCTCAAGCTCGTGCACCAGGGCGCGGAGAGCGCCCCGGTGGACGAGAGCGTCGTGAAGCAGAAGCTGGAGGAGGCCGCCGCCGCCCAGGCCGCGCGCACCACCAAGGCCAGCTCCATGACGGGGAAGATTGAAGAGATTCCCCTCCCGGACCTGCTCCAGCTCTTCCACACGTCCAAGAAGAACGGCGTGCTCGTGGTGAACAACGCCCACGAGGGGAAGATCTACCTGCGCCAGGGCCGCGTGTACTACGCGGTCATCGACGACAACCACAACCTGGGCCCGCAGAAGAGCTTCAACCGCATCGTCACCTGGGAAGAGGGTGACTTCGAGCTGCGCGCCGCGGACACGCAGGAGTTCATGGTGGAGCTGGACTCCTCCACCGAAGCGCTCCTGATGGACGCCCTGCGGCAGCTGGACGAGTTCAAGCGTCTGCAGCCGAACCTGCCGCCCATGGCCACGGCGCTGCGCATCGCGCAGCCGCTGACGGCGCCCTTGAAGGAACTGACGCCGGAGCACCTGGACGTGCTGCAGCTGGTGCACAACCACGGCTCGCTGGGCGGCGTGCTGGACCACTCGGACGGCGATGACGTGCTCACCGCCGAAACGGTGGTGCAGCTCATGAAGCGCGACTACGTGCGCGCGGAGTAG
- the selD gene encoding selenide, water dikinase SelD — protein sequence MAGKKPVAPKKRLTEMSHCAGCAAKLKAGDLATVLGGLKGAASHPRALVGFNTNDDAAVYQVAPGMAVVETVDFFPPLVDDPFQFGAIAAANALSDIWAMGAKPLFALNLVCFPDELPLKTLQKILAGGQSKADEAGIPILGGHSIRDPEPKFGMAVTGVVHPKKVLTNAGAKPGDVLLLTKPVGTGIATTAIKRGLASKQLTKRVTAQMATLNKAAGEVFASGAFKVNALTDVTGFGLLGHLLEMMNGAKTRAAVDLERIPLIAEVPALAEAGVIPGGTKTNLAHVKKQVTFPEGLPEHIQWLLADAQTNGGLLASVPARHALKALQALEKAGVDAALIGEVQAGRPGIDVIG from the coding sequence ATGGCGGGCAAGAAGCCGGTGGCGCCGAAGAAGCGCCTCACGGAGATGAGCCACTGCGCGGGCTGCGCGGCGAAGCTCAAGGCGGGGGACCTGGCGACGGTCCTGGGCGGGCTGAAGGGGGCGGCGTCCCACCCCCGGGCCCTGGTGGGCTTCAACACGAACGACGACGCGGCCGTGTACCAGGTCGCGCCGGGCATGGCCGTGGTGGAGACGGTGGACTTCTTCCCGCCGCTCGTGGACGACCCGTTCCAGTTCGGCGCCATCGCCGCGGCCAACGCGCTGTCGGACATCTGGGCCATGGGCGCGAAGCCGCTGTTCGCGCTCAATCTGGTCTGCTTCCCGGACGAGCTGCCGCTCAAGACGCTGCAGAAGATTCTCGCGGGCGGCCAGTCCAAGGCGGACGAGGCGGGCATCCCCATCCTGGGCGGCCACAGCATCCGCGACCCGGAGCCCAAGTTCGGCATGGCCGTCACCGGCGTGGTGCACCCGAAGAAGGTGCTCACCAACGCGGGCGCGAAGCCGGGGGACGTGCTGCTGCTCACCAAGCCCGTGGGCACGGGCATCGCCACCACCGCCATCAAGCGGGGCCTTGCGTCCAAGCAGCTCACGAAGCGCGTGACGGCGCAGATGGCCACGCTCAACAAGGCAGCCGGTGAGGTGTTCGCGTCGGGGGCGTTCAAGGTGAACGCGCTCACGGACGTGACGGGCTTTGGCCTCCTGGGCCACCTGCTGGAGATGATGAACGGCGCGAAGACGCGCGCGGCGGTGGACCTGGAGCGCATCCCGCTCATCGCGGAGGTGCCCGCGTTGGCGGAGGCCGGCGTGATTCCAGGCGGCACGAAGACGAACCTCGCCCACGTGAAGAAGCAGGTGACGTTCCCGGAGGGGCTGCCGGAGCACATCCAGTGGCTGCTCGCGGACGCGCAGACCAACGGCGGCCTCCTGGCCAGCGTGCCCGCGCGCCACGCGCTCAAGGCCCTCCAGGCGCTGGAGAAGGCGGGCGTGGACGCGGCCCTCATCGGAGAAGTGCAGGCGGGCCGCCCCGGCATCGACGTCATCGGCTGA
- a CDS encoding N-acetylmuramoyl-L-alanine amidase family protein encodes MSPRRFPLYLPVLACLLPALAGAGERGARIVIDPGHGGAKEGAKGPGDLWEKEVALQIAQRLREKLEAAGSEVFLTRDRDTLMALSERVEFSNIQRPDLFLSIHANSMPTKRLRERTEGIETYFLSANASGEAARAVADRENAEAPTARAARGHSTLAFILDDLARTEAHTDASRLAYAIHPRLVSKSGAADRGVQQAPFFVLTGVEAPAVLIEVGFISHPQEGARLGKAAYQETLAEAIADGVLAFLRETRRRDSSPSQPVAGSTAP; translated from the coding sequence ATGTCGCCGCGCCGCTTCCCCCTCTACCTCCCCGTGCTCGCGTGCCTCCTGCCGGCCCTCGCCGGGGCGGGGGAGCGCGGCGCTCGCATCGTCATCGACCCGGGACATGGCGGGGCGAAGGAGGGCGCGAAGGGGCCCGGGGACCTCTGGGAGAAGGAGGTCGCGCTCCAGATTGCCCAGCGCCTGCGCGAGAAGCTGGAGGCCGCGGGCAGCGAGGTGTTCCTCACGCGCGACCGCGACACGCTGATGGCGCTGTCGGAGCGGGTGGAGTTCTCCAACATCCAGCGGCCGGACCTCTTCCTCTCCATTCATGCCAACTCCATGCCCACGAAGCGCCTGCGCGAGCGCACCGAGGGCATCGAGACGTACTTCCTCTCCGCCAACGCCTCCGGTGAGGCGGCGCGCGCGGTGGCGGACCGCGAGAACGCGGAAGCCCCCACGGCCCGTGCGGCGCGTGGCCACTCCACGCTGGCCTTCATCCTGGATGACCTGGCGCGCACGGAGGCGCATACGGATGCGTCCCGGCTGGCCTACGCCATCCACCCGCGCCTCGTCTCCAAGAGCGGCGCGGCGGACCGGGGCGTGCAGCAGGCGCCCTTCTTCGTCCTCACGGGCGTGGAGGCGCCGGCGGTGCTGATTGAAGTGGGCTTCATCTCCCACCCGCAGGAGGGCGCGCGGCTGGGGAAGGCCGCGTACCAGGAGACGCTGGCGGAGGCCATCGCGGACGGGGTGTTGGCCTTCCTCCGGGAGACGCGGCGGCGGGACTCCTCACCCTCGCAACCGGTGGCTGGATCCACCGCGCCCTGA
- the rph gene encoding ribonuclease PH, translated as MRSFNRGALDLRPVTLTPNVNRYAEGSVQVEFGHTKVLVTCSVEDRVPPHLMGKGSGWVTAEYGMLPRATHTRGSREAAKGKQSGRTMEIQRLIGRALRASVDLQALGVRTFTLDCDVIQADGGTRTASITGAYVALVLAMRSLNKPGILKGLTPLAAVSVGVVNGEVRVDLDYDEDSTAEVDLNLVATGDGRIVEVQGTAEHKLFDRKSMDAMLDGGLAAIQQLAAAQAKVLG; from the coding sequence GTGCGTTCGTTCAACCGTGGTGCGCTGGACCTTCGGCCTGTCACCCTCACGCCCAACGTCAACCGCTACGCGGAGGGCTCCGTCCAGGTGGAGTTCGGCCACACCAAGGTGCTCGTCACCTGCTCGGTGGAGGACCGCGTCCCACCGCACCTGATGGGCAAGGGCAGCGGCTGGGTGACGGCCGAGTACGGCATGCTCCCGCGCGCCACGCACACCCGCGGCTCGCGCGAGGCCGCCAAGGGCAAGCAGTCCGGCCGCACCATGGAGATCCAGCGGCTCATCGGCCGTGCCCTGCGCGCGTCGGTGGACCTGCAGGCCCTGGGCGTGCGCACCTTCACGCTGGACTGTGACGTCATCCAGGCGGACGGCGGCACGCGCACCGCGTCCATCACCGGCGCGTACGTGGCGCTGGTGCTGGCCATGCGCTCGCTCAACAAGCCGGGCATCCTGAAGGGCCTCACCCCGCTGGCCGCCGTCTCCGTGGGCGTGGTGAACGGCGAGGTGCGCGTGGACCTGGACTACGACGAGGACTCCACCGCGGAGGTGGACCTGAACCTCGTGGCCACGGGCGACGGCCGCATCGTGGAGGTGCAGGGCACCGCCGAGCACAAACTCTTCGACCGCAAGTCGATGGACGCGATGCTGGACGGAGGCCTGGCCGCCATCCAGCAGCTCGCCGCCGCGCAGGCGAAGGTGCTGGGATGA
- the rdgB gene encoding RdgB/HAM1 family non-canonical purine NTP pyrophosphatase — translation MKPKLLFATGNAGKVRELRLLVGDAVEVVSLKDLPPVPEPVEDGATFEENAVKKARAYSEATGLPALADDSGLCVDALDGRPGVHSARYAPGDDKDRYEKLLTELADVPDAQRTASFRCALALVTGKGDAPRVEVGRCEGVILRAPKGTHGFGYDPVFQVEGQGGRSMAELPPEEKSRVSHRARAFQLMRRHLLAL, via the coding sequence ATGAAGCCGAAGCTCCTCTTCGCCACTGGCAACGCCGGCAAGGTGCGCGAACTGCGCCTGCTCGTGGGTGACGCGGTGGAGGTGGTGTCCCTCAAGGACCTGCCCCCCGTGCCGGAGCCCGTGGAGGACGGCGCCACCTTCGAGGAGAACGCGGTGAAGAAGGCCCGCGCCTACTCGGAGGCCACCGGGCTGCCCGCGCTAGCGGACGACTCCGGGCTGTGCGTGGACGCGCTGGACGGACGGCCCGGCGTGCACTCCGCCCGCTACGCGCCGGGGGACGACAAGGACCGGTACGAGAAGCTCCTCACCGAGCTGGCGGACGTGCCGGATGCCCAGCGCACCGCGTCCTTCCGCTGCGCCCTGGCGCTGGTGACGGGGAAGGGGGACGCACCCCGGGTGGAGGTGGGGCGCTGCGAGGGCGTCATCCTTCGGGCTCCGAAGGGCACCCACGGCTTCGGCTACGACCCCGTGTTCCAGGTGGAGGGGCAGGGCGGGCGCTCCATGGCGGAGCTGCCACCGGAGGAGAAGTCGCGGGTGTCGCACCGGGCCCGGGCCTTCCAGCTGATGCGGCGCCATCTGTTGGCGCTCTGA